A genomic region of Pseudomonas frederiksbergensis contains the following coding sequences:
- a CDS encoding LysR family transcriptional regulator encodes MDTLQNMRAFSCVAEAGSFTAAAVQLDTTTANVSRAVSNLEAHLQTRLLNRTTRRIALTEAGKRYLLRCEQILAYVEEAEAEASDAHARPAGQLKVHTMTGIGQHFVIDAIARYRKSHPDVTFDLTMANRVPDLLDEGYDVSIVLASELPDSGFVSQRLGITYSIVCASPAYVKANGCAQKPSDLLNHACLRLVSPVIPLEKWLFDGPEGQEMVTINSSPFLVNSADAMKTAIISGMGVGVLPVYAAIEGLRNGSLVRVMPNYRSQELNLYAIYPSRQYLDAKIKTWVEYLRGSLPEILAAHQAELAAYELSGSLAGARVAN; translated from the coding sequence ATGGACACTTTGCAAAACATGCGCGCCTTCAGCTGTGTCGCCGAAGCCGGCAGCTTCACTGCCGCTGCCGTGCAGCTTGATACCACGACGGCCAACGTCTCGCGCGCGGTCTCCAACCTGGAAGCCCACCTGCAAACCCGTTTGCTCAACCGCACCACTCGCCGCATCGCCCTGACCGAGGCCGGCAAACGTTATTTGCTGCGCTGCGAGCAGATCCTCGCCTATGTCGAGGAAGCCGAAGCCGAGGCCAGCGACGCCCATGCGCGCCCGGCCGGGCAACTCAAGGTGCACACCATGACCGGGATCGGTCAGCACTTCGTGATCGACGCCATCGCCCGTTATCGCAAATCCCATCCAGACGTGACGTTCGACCTGACCATGGCCAACCGCGTACCGGACTTGCTCGACGAGGGCTACGACGTATCCATCGTGCTTGCCAGCGAACTGCCGGATTCGGGTTTCGTCTCGCAACGGCTGGGCATCACTTACAGCATCGTCTGCGCGTCACCCGCTTACGTAAAAGCCAACGGTTGCGCGCAGAAGCCCAGCGACTTGTTGAATCACGCCTGCCTGCGCCTGGTCAGCCCGGTGATTCCGCTGGAGAAGTGGCTGTTCGACGGCCCGGAAGGCCAGGAAATGGTCACCATCAACAGCTCACCGTTTCTGGTGAACTCCGCCGACGCCATGAAAACCGCGATCATCAGCGGCATGGGTGTCGGTGTGCTGCCGGTCTACGCCGCCATCGAAGGCCTGCGTAATGGCAGCCTGGTGCGGGTCATGCCCAACTACCGCTCGCAAGAGCTGAACCTGTACGCCATCTACCCCTCGCGCCAGTACCTGGATGCGAAGATCAAGACCTGGGTCGAGTACCTGCGCGGGTCGCTGCCGGAAATTCTGGCGGCGCATCAGGCGGAATTGGCGGCGTATGAGTTGAGCGGGAGTCTGGCCGGGGCTCGGGTGGCCAATTAG